The genome window GACGCCGCGGCAATCGAGATCGTGCGCCTCGTGCAGGTCGGGAAGACGCGGACGCGCCTTCTCACCCTTGGAAGTCGCGTCGTCCATCGCGCGTTCGCCGCCCGCACTCGCATCCTCGTCGCGGCTCTCGCTGTAGACTCGCGTGAAGCCCGCGAACCGCATGATGGTGCCGGTCGCACGAAACGTGAAATGCGCGGCCGACACGTCGACAGCGGTCTGATCGAAAACAGCCGCCGACATTTGCGACGCGACGAATCGCTCCCAGATCATCGTATAGAGACGCAGCTCGTCGCGCTTGAGCGAGGCCGCGACGCGTTGCGGAGTGTGGAACACCGAGGTCGGGCGGATGGCTTCGTGAGCGTCCTGGGCGCCTTCGCGCACCTTGTGGCGCCGGCCGCCGTGGAACGCTTCGCCGTAGCTTTCGACGATGAACTCGCGGGCCGCATCGCGCGCTTGATCGCTGATGCGGGTCGAGTCGGTGCGCATGTAGGTGATCAGTCCGACCGTGCCCTCGGAGCCGCCTAGATCGACCCCTTCATACAGACCTTGGGCGATCTGCATCGTGCGCCGCACGCGCACCTTCAGTTTCCGCGAGGCCTCTTGCTGCAGGGTAGAGGTTGTGAACGGGGGCGGAGCGTTTCGTTTGACTTCGCGCTTTCGAATAGCCGCGACGCGATACGCCGCGCCATCCAGCGCACGCATCACGGTATCGGCCTGTTCGGCCGTCGTGATATCGACTTTCTCGCCGCGTTCGGCGACGAGTTCGGCCGTGAACGGCATCTCCGGCGCTTCTGCGGTGGCGAGTTGCGCGGTCACCGTCCAATACTCGCGCGGTCGAAACGCTAAGATTTCACGTTCGCGATCGACGATCAGCTTGACCGCGACCGATTGCACGCGGCCGGCCGACAGGCCGCCGCGAACCTTGGCCCACAGCAACGGCGATATCTTGTAGCCGACCAGCCGGTCGAGAATGCGCCGTGCCTGCTGTGCGTTGACGCGGTCCATATCGATGTGATGCGGGTTTTCGATCGCCGCGAGCGCGGCTTCTTTCGTGATCTCGTGCAGCTCGATGCGTTTCGGATCCTCGAGCTTCAATAGCTCGGCGAGATGCCACGCGATCGCTTCACCTTCGCGATCGGGGTCGGTCGCCAGATACACCGTTCCGGCCGATTTGGCAGCGCTCTTCAGCTCCTTGATGATGTCGCCCTTACCTTTAATCGTCAGGTAACGCGGCGCGAAGTCGCTGTCGACGTCCACGCCCAGCGTGCTCTTCGGCAGATCGCGGACGTGTCCGACGGACGCCTTGACCGTGAAGCGGTTCGGCAAGAATTTCTTGATCGTACGCGCTTTGGTCGGCGACTCGACGATAATCAGGGGCTTTTTCACGGGGCTTAGTATACCGCCGCGGTCAACATCCCGGCAAATGGAATCGCGCGCGGCGCGCGATTCGCATGCGTATCACACACGTGAACGCGCACGCGAATTTGCATGATTGCGTAAAATCCTCTATGATGCGCTCAAAGCGCCGAACTGAGCGCTGTCCAAAATAACGCTTGTCGTCCCTTGAGGGCGAGGAGGAATGAATGGACTCCGATACCATCTTGAATGGCGGAACGATCGCCGACGAACGGCCCCGCCGCAAGACGCGCCGCAAAGGCGCTGGCCGAAAAAAAGCGGCTGCGACGAACGGACGCAAGAAAACCGCCGGTCGTAAAAAAGCCGCGCCGGGACGCAAGAAAGCGACCGCCGGACGCAAGAAAGCCACCGGACGTAAGAAAACCGCCGGACGCAAAAAGGCCACCGGACGTAAAAAAACCGCCGGACGTAAGAAGGCCACCGGACGTAAGAAAACTGCCGGACGCAAAAAGACCGCCGGACGTAAAAAGACCGCTGGACGCAAGAAAGCCGGCGGACGTAAGAAGGCCACCGGACGCAAGAAAACGGCCGGACGTAAAAAGGCCACCGGACGTAAGAAAACCGCCGGACGCAAGAAAGCCACGACGGGACGTAAGAAAGCCACGGGACGTAAGAAGACCGTTGGCCGCAAAAAGGGCGGACGTAAGAAAGCCGCTTAACGGTTCGCCGATTTTGGCGTAAAACACGAGCGGCCGCTCTCGCGGCCGCTCATTTTAATTCTCGAGGCGGCGTTTACACCGAAACGACGACTGGGCCACCGGCGAGATCGGGCGCGCGTCCGTCGTGTTCGGCAACCCAATGACACGCCGCAAAATGACCGGCCGAATATTCCACCAACGGCGGCTCTTCGATCGTGCATCGCTCGAACGCGACCGGGCAACGCGTATGAAACCGGCAACCCGACGGCGGGCTCACGGGCGACGGAATATCACCCGTTAAGACGATGCGTTTGCGCCGCCGCTCTGCCACCGGATCGGGAATCGGAATCGCCGACAACAAGGCCTGCGTGTACGGGTGCAGCGGGTTGACGTAGAGCGCATCGCTCGCTGCCCGCTCGACGATCTTACCGACGTACATCACGGCGACCCGGTCCGAAATATGCCGCACCACCGAAAGGTCGTGCGCGATGAACAAATAGGTTAGGCTGAACTGCTCTTGCAGATCCTCCAGCAGGTTGATGACCTGCGCCTGGATCGAAACGTCGAGGGCCGAAACCGGCTCGTCGCACACGATGAACTTCGGATCGACCGCCAAGGCGCGCGCGATGCCGACGCGCTGGCGCTGTCCGCCCGAAAACTCGTGCGGGTACCGGTTGACGTGATAGGGGCGCAAGCCGACGCGTTTGACCAGGTCTTGCACGCGGTCTTGCACGTCTTTTCCGCGAGCGATCCCGTGGATCCGAATCGGTTCGGCGATGATCTCGCCGATCGTCATGCGCGGATTGAGGGAAGCGAACGGATCTTGAAAGATGATCTGGACGTCGCCCCGCAATTCCCGAAGCTGGGTCCGGTTCATTGCCACGACATCGCGGCCTTCGAACCGAATCTTGCCTTTCGTTTCGGCCAACAAGCGCAGCAACAACCGGCCGACGGTCGTCTTGCCCGAGCCGGACTCGCCGACTAAGCCGAGCGTCTCACCGCGCTCGATCGAGAAGCTGACGCCGTCGACGGCTTTGACGTCCGCGACGTGCCGCGACAGCAGGCCGGCGTGAATCGGAAAATATTTATACAGATCTTCGACTTCGACGAGCGCACTCACGGCGTCGGCACCACCGGAGCGGTTTCAACCTCGATCGGCCGCTGCGATTCCGCACGTTTGTCGTACAGAAAGCAACGGGCGATGTGGCCTTCACCGAAATCGTACAGCGGAACCGGTTCGTCGCACATCGGCATCCGGTACTCGCAGCGGGGTGCAAAGACGCAGCCCTTTGGAAGGTTGAGCAAGTTCGGCGGCTGGCCTTTGATCGGCTCTAAACGGCGCGGATTGCTTTCGTCCAGACGCGGCAACGAAGCCAGCAGCCCTTGGGTGTACGGCATGCGCGGACGGCCGAAGATTTGCTCGGCGGAGCCGTACTCGACCAAGTTTCCGCCGTACATCACGAGCACGTTACGGCAGACTTCGGCGACCACGCCGAGATCGTGCGTGATCATCAGAATCGCCGCGCCGGTCTCGCGCTGCAGCTCGTTCATCAGCTCGAGCACTTGGGCCTGAATGGTGACGTCGAGCGCGGTCGTCGGTTCGTCGGCGATCAGCAGCTTGGGGCTGCACGACAACGCCATCGCGATCATCACGCGTTGGCGCATGCCGCCGGAAAACTGGTGCGGATAGTCGTTGAGCCGTTTTTCGGGCGCCGGAATGCGAACTTTCTTGAGCATCTCGACGGTGCGATCGCGGGCGTCACGCTGATTCAATCCTAAATGCAGCCGGATCGCTTCTGCGATCTGCTCGCCGATCGTCAACACTGGATTGAGCGACGTCATCGGATCCTGGAAGATCATCGCGGCTTTATGTCCGCGGATCTTCCGCATCTCGGATTCGCTTAACGAGGGCAACGACTGACCGTCGAACACGATGCGGTCGGCGGTAACGGTCGAACTCTTGGGAAGCAGCCGCATGATGGAAAGTGCGGTAACGGATTTTCCAGATCCGGACTCGCCCACGATACCGAGCGTTTCGCCGGCTTGCAGCGTAAACGACAGTCCGTTAACGGCGGTTACGGGGCCGTCTTCGGTTCGAAAAACCGTACGTAGATTGGAGACTTCGAGCAGCGGCGCCGCGTCGGGCACGCGAGCAGTGCTTCCTTAGATTCCGGTCAGCGCGAGGACGAACGCGGTCACGACGAACGCGACCGCGACGCCTCCGGTCAGTCGTTTGAGCTGTTCCTCGGCGCCGAGCCGTCCGCGATAGGCCGACTCAACCCGGCCGCCAATCGTTCCGCTCAAGCCCTCTTGCTTCGTCGTTTGGACGGCGAGCAATGCGACCAGTCCAACCGCTGCGACCATGAAAATCCCGGCCACTGTGTGGGTTAACCACGGCGCGTGCAACGCGATGTACGTGTGCGGGATGATCGCGGGCGGAGCAGCTTGTTGCGCCAGCTGTTGCTGCAGGGACGCGGGCAGCGTGGCCGGCGTTTTGGGAATAGGGGCGGCACCCGCCGCCGCGAGGATCAGGGAAATCACCGGGTCGATTGTACGACCGACACCGCTTGGCGGCCTGCCGCGCAGGATTGGCGGGGCGCCGGACGTTAGTAGCAACGGTGCTAGAGCCAAGCGCGCCGGTCGTCGCGCTACGCGGACGCCGGGTCTGGCGCGACCTGGCGCGCATCCTATCGACGATCTTCAACCCATTCCTCACGGCGTTGGCTCTGTTCGTCATCCTCGCCGATACCAACGCGCCCGACACCTTCGAATTCTGGCGCTTGCTCTTCTTATCGACGTTCTTCACGTCGATCGGTCCGATGTTGTACGTCTTCTGGCTCTACTCGACCGGTCGCATTTCGGATTTGGATATGTCGGTGCGGACAGAACGCGAGGTCGTCTTCAGCATCTTCGTCGTCTTTTATTTGATGGGCAGCGCGGTGCTGTGGCTGCTGCACGCCCCGCGCGTTATGGTCGCGGCGATGGTCGGGTATTTCGTCTCGACCCTAATCGTGGGCTACATTACTCGGTTTTGGAAAATTAGCACGCACGCCTTGGGGATCACGGCGCCGATGGTCGCGCTCTTTTTGCTCTACGGCCGTGCGCCGTTACCGTTTTTCGTGCTGATACCGATGGTCTGCTGGGCGCGCGTCTACTTAAAAGCGCATACCGTGGCGCAAGTATTGGCCGGCGCCGGCCTCGCGACGGTTACGACGATCCTGTTTTTCTCAGCGTTCCACGTAGCGCGTTACTAGCTGGAATCTCGGCGCGCACGTTCGGAGCGCTTTCACCTAAAATGCGCGTGACGTTGGCTGCGAGCACGCGCGGGTCTCCGTTGGTCACGTAGCGCGTTGTGCCGCGCTCGGCCGACGGTTCGAGCTCTGCCACGATCGCTGCCGCGCGTTCGGCTTGCATTTCGGCGGGGTCGATTAAGGCGATGCCGCTCAACGCACGCCGGAAATGCTGCGACAACATCGGATAGTGCGTGCATCCGTACACCACCGCGTCGAGTTCGTTCGGAAGTTTGGCGCAAACGGCGTCGACCGCGGCCCGCGCCCGCGCCCCCGATTCACCCGCTTCGACGAGCGG of Candidatus Tumulicola sp. contains these proteins:
- a CDS encoding phosphatase PAP2 family protein, with protein sequence MLEPSAPVVALRGRRVWRDLARILSTIFNPFLTALALFVILADTNAPDTFEFWRLLFLSTFFTSIGPMLYVFWLYSTGRISDLDMSVRTEREVVFSIFVVFYLMGSAVLWLLHAPRVMVAAMVGYFVSTLIVGYITRFWKISTHALGITAPMVALFLLYGRAPLPFFVLIPMVCWARVYLKAHTVAQVLAGAGLATVTTILFFSAFHVARY
- a CDS encoding dipeptide ABC transporter ATP-binding protein — protein: MSALVEVEDLYKYFPIHAGLLSRHVADVKAVDGVSFSIERGETLGLVGESGSGKTTVGRLLLRLLAETKGKIRFEGRDVVAMNRTQLRELRGDVQIIFQDPFASLNPRMTIGEIIAEPIRIHGIARGKDVQDRVQDLVKRVGLRPYHVNRYPHEFSGGQRQRVGIARALAVDPKFIVCDEPVSALDVSIQAQVINLLEDLQEQFSLTYLFIAHDLSVVRHISDRVAVMYVGKIVERAASDALYVNPLHPYTQALLSAIPIPDPVAERRRKRIVLTGDIPSPVSPPSGCRFHTRCPVAFERCTIEEPPLVEYSAGHFAACHWVAEHDGRAPDLAGGPVVVSV
- the topA gene encoding type I DNA topoisomerase, whose product is MKKPLIIVESPTKARTIKKFLPNRFTVKASVGHVRDLPKSTLGVDVDSDFAPRYLTIKGKGDIIKELKSAAKSAGTVYLATDPDREGEAIAWHLAELLKLEDPKRIELHEITKEAALAAIENPHHIDMDRVNAQQARRILDRLVGYKISPLLWAKVRGGLSAGRVQSVAVKLIVDREREILAFRPREYWTVTAQLATAEAPEMPFTAELVAERGEKVDITTAEQADTVMRALDGAAYRVAAIRKREVKRNAPPPFTTSTLQQEASRKLKVRVRRTMQIAQGLYEGVDLGGSEGTVGLITYMRTDSTRISDQARDAAREFIVESYGEAFHGGRRHKVREGAQDAHEAIRPTSVFHTPQRVAASLKRDELRLYTMIWERFVASQMSAAVFDQTAVDVSAAHFTFRATGTIMRFAGFTRVYSESRDEDASAGGERAMDDATSKGEKARPRLPDLHEAHDLDCRGVEPKQHFTEPPPRFTEASLVKALEDNGVGRPSTYSTIVDTISARGYVAQQERRFVPTEIGMAVNDLLVEHFPNIVNLDFTASMEGNLDKVAVGNENWVDVLRGFYTPFAEELENAEKRLPRLELRDEPTDEICPNCGKPMVIKTGRFGKFISCSGYPECKTTKPIVKDTGAICPKDGGAILERRSKKGRTFYGCANYPNCDFVSWDRVVAQRCPVCGSYVIAKSRGGNVRLECAASREHEVAEVQNDAASSDEAALAST
- a CDS encoding ABC transporter ATP-binding protein — its product is MPDAAPLLEVSNLRTVFRTEDGPVTAVNGLSFTLQAGETLGIVGESGSGKSVTALSIMRLLPKSSTVTADRIVFDGQSLPSLSESEMRKIRGHKAAMIFQDPMTSLNPVLTIGEQIAEAIRLHLGLNQRDARDRTVEMLKKVRIPAPEKRLNDYPHQFSGGMRQRVMIAMALSCSPKLLIADEPTTALDVTIQAQVLELMNELQRETGAAILMITHDLGVVAEVCRNVLVMYGGNLVEYGSAEQIFGRPRMPYTQGLLASLPRLDESNPRRLEPIKGQPPNLLNLPKGCVFAPRCEYRMPMCDEPVPLYDFGEGHIARCFLYDKRAESQRPIEVETAPVVPTP
- the secG gene encoding preprotein translocase subunit SecG translates to MISLILAAAGAAPIPKTPATLPASLQQQLAQQAAPPAIIPHTYIALHAPWLTHTVAGIFMVAAVGLVALLAVQTTKQEGLSGTIGGRVESAYRGRLGAEEQLKRLTGGVAVAFVVTAFVLALTGI